The Anaerolineae bacterium genomic sequence GCGCTGGACATCTCAGTGGCCGTCACCGAGCGCAGCGATGAGGCCGAACTGATGCGCACGGTGGTGCACAAACTGGTCACCGCTGGCGTGGAGGTGCCTTTGGTCATCGACACCACCGAGCCCAAAGTCATGGAAGCCGCGCTCAAAACCGCCCCCGGGCGCTGTGTGCTCAACTCCACCCATCTGGAAGGGGGGCGCGAGAAGGCCGACCGGGTGCTCCACCTGGCCAAACTGCACAACGCCGCGGTCATGTTGCTGACCATCGACGAGCAGGATATGGCCAAGACCGCCGAGCGCAAACTGGAGGTGGCCCAACGGCTTTATCGCCTGGCCGTGGAGGAGCACGGCCTCCAGCCGGGCGACCTGGTCTTCGACCCGCTAACCTTCACTTTGGCCACCGGCGACCCCGAATTTGCCAACGCCGCCGTAGAGACCCTGGAGGGCATCCGGCGCATCAAGGCGGCGCTGCCGGGTGTGTTCACCTCGCTGGGGGTGAGCAACATCTCCTTCGGCTTGCCCAAGGCCGCTCGCCCAGTGATCAACAGCGTGTTTCTCTACCACGCCGTCCAGGCCGGGCTGGATATGGCCATCGTCAACCCGGCCCATATTACCCCCTACGCCGACATCCCCGAAGAGGAACGCCAACTGGCGGAAGACCTCATCTTCAACCGCCGCCCTGACGCCTTGCAGCGGGTGATCGCTTTTTACGAAGGGCGCGAGGCCCGCCCCTCCGCCACCCAGCGGGACCCGCTGGCCGGGTTGAGTTTGCCCGAACGCCTCCACGCCCGCATCCTCCACCGCCACAAGGAGGGGTTGGGGTTGGAAGGGGACATCGACGCCCTGGTCGCCGAATGGTCGGCCGATCCCGCCCTCACCCTCACCCCATCCCCCCAGCCCCCCTTCCCCTCTCCCACTGGGAGAGGGGAAGGGGGTGAGGGCACTTCCCCCACCCCGGCCACCCATCGGGCCGCGGTGCGCATCCTCAATGAGGTGCTGCTCCCGGCCATGAAAGAAGTGGGCGACAAATTCGGCGCCGGCGAACTCATCTTGCCCTTCGTGTTGCAATCGGCTGAGGTGATGAAGCGCGCCGTAGCTCACCTGGAGCGCTACCTGCTGCGCCAGGAAGGGGTGACCAAGGGCACCATCGTGCTCGCCACCGTTTACGGCGATGTGCATGATATCGGCAAGAATCTGGTCAAAACCATCCTGAGCAACAACGGTTACACCGTCATCGACCTGGGTAAACAGGTCCCTGCCGAAACCATCATTCAGGCCGCTCAAGAGCACCGCGCCGATGCCATCGGCCTCAGCGCCTTGCTGGTCAGCACCAGCAAGCAAATGCCCCTCATCGTCAACGAACTCCATCGGCGCGGGTTGCGTTATCCGGTGCTCATCGGCGGCGCGGCCATCAACCGCCGCTTTGGCTATCGCACCCTCTTCACGGAGGAAGGCAAACCCTACGAACCGGGCGTCTTTTACTGCAAGGATGCCTTTGAGGGGCTGCAAGTCATGGACGCGTTGATGGACACCCGGGAACGGGAGCGCCTGCTGGAACGCCTGCTCCGGGAAGCGGCCCGCGCCCTGGGGCGGCAACGCCCCTCCGGACCCCGAGGACGGCCTGCGGGGTCCCGAAAGGTGCCCCCGGCCCCGGATATCCCCCAACCGCCCTCCTGGGGCCCCCGCGTGGTCCGGGAGATGCCCCTGGAAGCGGTGTTCCAACACCTGTTCAAGAAAGACCTGTTCCGCCTCTCCTGGGGCGCCAAGAACGCCCACGGTGAAGAATGGGAGCGCCTGCAGGCCGAGTTCGAGGAACGCCTGGCCCGTATGCAACGGGAGGCGCTGCGCCACGGCTGGCTTCGTCCGCGGGGCGCTTACGGCTATTGGCCCTGTCAATCCCAGGGCGAGACGCTGTTGGTTTATGACCCGGCCTCGGTCGCGGCCGGAGAGCCTGAGGTGTTGGTCACCTTTACCTTCCCACGCCAGGCGGGCGGCGAGGGGCTTTGCCTGGCCGACTACTTCGCTGCCGTGGATTCTGGCGTGATGGATGTGGTCGCCCTGCAAATCGTCACCGTGGGCGAGGAAGCTACCGCGCGCTTCGAGGCGCTGCAGGAGGCTGGGGAGTACACCGAAGCCTACTTTTTCCACGGCCTGGCCGTCCAGACCGCCGAAGCCGCCGCCGAGTACCTGCACCGCCATATCCGCCGCGAGTTGGGCCTGCCTCCCGGACGAGGCAAACGTTACTCGTGGGGCTATCCGGCCATTCCCGATCTGGAAGACCACGCCGAGGTGTTCCGCCTGCTGCCCGCCGAGCAAGCCCTGGGTATGCGGCTCACCGAGGCCTATCAACTGGTGCCAGAGCAATCCACAGCGGCCATCATCGTGCACCACCCCCAGGCCAAATACTTCGCCGTGCGGTAAATTGCGGAGTGTGGTGCCTCGGCACTGCTTTGGAGCAGCGTCGGCGTCTTCGCTCACTGGGTGCGCCTACACATCCCGCGGCTCCAGCGCCAACCGCACGCCGTCCAGGATCTGCCGCACCCGCCGAGGCGAAAGTGTGCCGATGTAATCGCTCAAGTCCTTTTTGTCCAGGGTGAAGATCTGGCTCACATTGACAACGCTGGCTTTGGGTAGGCCGCCTTCCCCTGCCTTGAGCAACACATTGCCCGGCGCTGCGGCCCGCTTCAGGTTGCTGGTGATGGCGCAGACGACCACCGTGCGGATGCGGCTTTGGTTGAACAGGTTGTTCTGGATCACCACCACAGGGCGTCGATACCCTGGCTCTGCACCGCGCGGTTCGTCCAGATCCACCCAGTACAGGTCGCCCTGGCGGATCACCATGGGTCAGCCGCCTCACCTTGTAGGCGTTTGAGCGCGGTCAGTTGACGTTGTTCTTCTTCTGTCAGGTCCTCGGCATAGACCTGGTTGATCGCCTCCAGAAGCGCCTGATTGCGCTTCCGTTCCAAAAAAGACTCCAACGCCATGACAAACACCCGGCTCCGAGGCACGCCCATCTCTTTTGCCAGCCGATCTACTTCGGCGAACAACTCCTCAGGCAAAGATACCGCCGTCTTGACGGTCATCCTTTGTCCTCCTCTTGGTGTTTACTCGGGTATAACCGATTGTACCACCATCTTCCAGCCGCGAGGGAGTCGATGACCACACCCCGCCAACGCTTTCTCGACTTGATCACCCGCGCCGAGCGCCCTATTCTGCTGGACGGTGCCATGGGCACCATGCTGCACGCCAAAGGTATCGGCTTTGACCAATGCTTCGACGCCCTCAATCTGGAGAACCCTGCTTTGGTGGCCGAGGTGCACCGGGGCTATATTGAAGCCGGGGCCCAGGTCATCCTCACCAACACCTTTGGCGCCAACCGCTACCGCCTGGCCGAACACGGCCTGGAGGACAAAGTCGCTGCCATCAACCGCGCCGGGGTGGAACTGGCGCGCCGGGTGGTGCTGGCATCCTTTCGCGAGGTGCTCGTGGCCGGGGATGTGGGTCCCCTGGGCGTTCGGCTGGCCCCTTTTGGGCGGGTGCAACCGGAAGAGGCCCGTGCTGCCTTCCGGGAACAAATGGCCGTTCTGGCCGAAGCGGGCGCTGATCTCATCGTGATCGAAACCATGAGCGATCTCTACGAGGTGCGCGAGGCCGTGTTGGCCGCCCGGGAAGTCGCCCCCGACCTGCCCATCGTCACCTCGGTCACCTTCACCCGCGACGACCGCACCCTACTGGGCGACGCGCCGGAAAAAGTAGCCGAGACCCTGCGTGATTTGGAAGTGGATGTCATCGGTGTGAACTGCTCCGGCGGCCCGGCGCAGTTGCTCCGCATTCTGAAGCACATGCGGGCCGTGGCGCCTGAGGCGCGCTTCTGGGTCAAACCCAACGCCGGGTGGCCCGAGCGGCTCCCCGGTGGGCGGATCATGTACCCCGCCGGGCCGGCTTACTTCGGCGAGTACGCCCTGGCCTTTTACCAGGCCGGCGCCACGCTGGTTGGAGGCTGTTGCGGCACCACGCCCGAGCATATCGCGGCGATGCACCACAGCCTGGAACAGGCGCCCCCGCGCGAGGCCCTGCCGCGCCTCACTGTCAGCCTTTCCCAACGGCGGGAGCAACTGCCGCCCCCCGACGAACCCACCCAACTGGCCCAGAAACTGCAGCATGGGCAGTTTGTGATCACCGTGGAGATGACCCCTCCCCGCGGTCTGTCGGCCCACAAGGTGCTGGCCGGGGCCCATCTCCTGGCCGAGGCCGGGGCCGACACCATCAATGTGGCCGATAGCCCCATGGCCCGTATGCGCATGAGCCCCTGGGCGGTGTGTCACCTTATCCAGCGTGAAGTCGGCGTGGAGACGGTGCTCCACTTCCCCACACGGGGGCGCAACCTGCTTCGGGTGCAGGGGGATTTGCTGGCCGCCCACGCTTTGGGGGTGCGCAATGTCTTTGTGGTCATGGGCGATCCTACGGCCATTGGCGACTATCCCGAGGCCATGGACAACTACGACCTGGTGCCCTCCGGCCTGATCAAACTCATTAAGCAAAAGTTCAACGCTGGGGTGGACCATGCCGGGAGCGACATCGGGCAGCCCACC encodes the following:
- a CDS encoding type II toxin-antitoxin system PemK/MazF family toxin, which encodes MVIRQGDLYWVDLDEPRGAEPGYRRPVVVIQNNLFNQSRIRTVVVCAITSNLKRAAAPGNVLLKAGEGGLPKASVVNVSQIFTLDKKDLSDYIGTLSPRRVRQILDGVRLALEPRDV
- a CDS encoding bifunctional homocysteine S-methyltransferase/methylenetetrahydrofolate reductase; translated protein: MTTPRQRFLDLITRAERPILLDGAMGTMLHAKGIGFDQCFDALNLENPALVAEVHRGYIEAGAQVILTNTFGANRYRLAEHGLEDKVAAINRAGVELARRVVLASFREVLVAGDVGPLGVRLAPFGRVQPEEARAAFREQMAVLAEAGADLIVIETMSDLYEVREAVLAAREVAPDLPIVTSVTFTRDDRTLLGDAPEKVAETLRDLEVDVIGVNCSGGPAQLLRILKHMRAVAPEARFWVKPNAGWPERLPGGRIMYPAGPAYFGEYALAFYQAGATLVGGCCGTTPEHIAAMHHSLEQAPPREALPRLTVSLSQRREQLPPPDEPTQLAQKLQHGQFVITVEMTPPRGLSAHKVLAGAHLLAEAGADTINVADSPMARMRMSPWAVCHLIQREVGVETVLHFPTRGRNLLRVQGDLLAAHALGVRNVFVVMGDPTAIGDYPEAMDNYDLVPSGLIKLIKQKFNAGVDHAGSDIGQPTSFFVGCALNLNPKDPEREARVLRRKIRAGADFALTQPVYDPEAARRFLDFYAERYGPVEIPILVGVLPLNNPRHAAFLHHEVPGITISEPIMRRLEQAGERAPWEGVRIALELIERIRSWAQGVYLMPQFRRYDLVAEIVEGVRARTEQG
- a CDS encoding dihydropteroate synthase, which translates into the protein MPKPQRKYTNRRYLDALEERVLIYDGAMGTNLQKLNLAPEHYGGERFVGLNEILVLTYPQAVEQVHRSFLEVGVDVIETDTFRANRITLAEFGVAEKTLEINRAAAALARRLADEYTQRTGQPRFVAGSMGPTGKLPSADDPDLSDITFDELADVFREQAVGLIQGGVDVLLIETSQDILEVKAAIHGILRAFEETGEWLPIQAQVTLDTTGRMLLGTDIEAALTILEGLPIDVIGLNCSTGPEHMRQPIEFLGQHAPLPVSCIPNAGLPLNVDGEAVYPLEPEPFAEALAEFVEKHHISVVGGCCGTTPAHLKALVERLHGRPRPPRPILDLPRLASAVRAYSMKQDPPPLLIGERCNAQGSRKFKRLLLAEDWDGIVALARQQVAAGAHALDISVAVTERSDEAELMRTVVHKLVTAGVEVPLVIDTTEPKVMEAALKTAPGRCVLNSTHLEGGREKADRVLHLAKLHNAAVMLLTIDEQDMAKTAERKLEVAQRLYRLAVEEHGLQPGDLVFDPLTFTLATGDPEFANAAVETLEGIRRIKAALPGVFTSLGVSNISFGLPKAARPVINSVFLYHAVQAGLDMAIVNPAHITPYADIPEEERQLAEDLIFNRRPDALQRVIAFYEGREARPSATQRDPLAGLSLPERLHARILHRHKEGLGLEGDIDALVAEWSADPALTLTPSPQPPFPSPTGRGEGGEGTSPTPATHRAAVRILNEVLLPAMKEVGDKFGAGELILPFVLQSAEVMKRAVAHLERYLLRQEGVTKGTIVLATVYGDVHDIGKNLVKTILSNNGYTVIDLGKQVPAETIIQAAQEHRADAIGLSALLVSTSKQMPLIVNELHRRGLRYPVLIGGAAINRRFGYRTLFTEEGKPYEPGVFYCKDAFEGLQVMDALMDTRERERLLERLLREAARALGRQRPSGPRGRPAGSRKVPPAPDIPQPPSWGPRVVREMPLEAVFQHLFKKDLFRLSWGAKNAHGEEWERLQAEFEERLARMQREALRHGWLRPRGAYGYWPCQSQGETLLVYDPASVAAGEPEVLVTFTFPRQAGGEGLCLADYFAAVDSGVMDVVALQIVTVGEEATARFEALQEAGEYTEAYFFHGLAVQTAEAAAEYLHRHIRRELGLPPGRGKRYSWGYPAIPDLEDHAEVFRLLPAEQALGMRLTEAYQLVPEQSTAAIIVHHPQAKYFAVR
- a CDS encoding ribbon-helix-helix protein, CopG family; this translates as MTVKTAVSLPEELFAEVDRLAKEMGVPRSRVFVMALESFLERKRNQALLEAINQVYAEDLTEEEQRQLTALKRLQGEAADPW